TTGGCGTTTTGCCAGGATTTCCTTGGCCCGGCCAGTATGCCGATCATTGGGAGTCACATATGCCAGGTTACTATGACGGTGCTCATGATTATACCAATTAACAAAGTCCTCAACCCATTTTCTGGCATCAGTCAAGCTTTCAAAAGGCTTCCTTGGATACCAAGGACGATACTTCAGAGT
This portion of the Desulfonatronovibrio magnus genome encodes:
- a CDS encoding integrase core domain-containing protein — translated: TLKYRPWYPRKPFESLTDARKWVEDFVNWYNHEHRHSNLAYVTPNDRHTGRAKEILAKRQVVYQRAKMAKPERWSGRTRNWSAPTEVTLNKKRTSNTEKKAA